AAATCGTAGAACAACCATTAGAATTGACAGAAACTTTAAACAAATTTGGAGTAAAAGTTAATGTAAACGGTGGAGGAAATACAGGTCAAGCAGGAGCTATCAGACACGGTGTTTCAAGAGCATTATTAGAAGCTGACGCTGAATTAAGAGGTGCACTAAAAGAAGCAGGATTCTTAACAAGAGATTCAAGAATGGTTGAAAGAAAGAAATACGGGAAAAAGAAAGCAAGAAGAAGTCCACAATTCTCAAAAAGATAATTTTATTATTTCATATATCCTTGAAAACATTAGTTTTCAGGGATTTTTTTATTTTATTAAATAAAGCAAGAACACTCGGGACTTTTAGTCGTGAGATGAATTGCACAAAAATTTAGTAAGCATATGGAAAAATTTTAGTAGATAAAATGTAGAATATATGATATAATATCTTTGATTGAAGACTGTAATGGAGTTTAAATGTTCTAAAGAAAAGTAAAGTTGTGGACTTAAATGTTGTCCTATACAATAGGGGTGAGCTGAACACGCCTAAAAGAATAAGGATAGTTGTTGCGCTATCAAACTTCTTAGAAATTTTTAAATACTTTTAAAGATTTTAAAACCCTGTGGCTTTAGCCGTGGGAGGTTCAGGATAAAAAGAAGTCAAAAATAATAAAAAATAAAGGTAAAAAAAAATAAACCCAACAACGAAGGCTTAAACATAATCGAATTTTATTTGGTTATATTATAGCATATTTTAAAAAAAAGTCAATACAAAAAATATAAATCACAGTTATTAATTTAACTGTGATTTTTTTATGTAAAAAACAGGACAATGGCAATTAAGTTATGACTGTGATAGTATGTTGACAAATTTCAAGAGATGCAATATAATAATTCCGTAGAGAACGGAAAGGAGGTTTAAGCAAAATGACAATAATCGAAAAAATCCATCTACTTGCTAGTATCTGTACAATATTACAATTCGTATATATGATATACAAAGAGTATAAAGACGGAGAAAACAAGAAGAAATAAATATAACAACAAGGGCTATGGTTGCCAGACCCTCTAGCCTTTCTCTACACTTTAGTTATTAAAAGAAAGGGGTAGTTTATATGTATGAAAAGATACAGTTGACACTATCAGTATTAATAATAATTCTTTTTTGTGCATTTTGGATTATGAAATTTCTGAAATGGAAAAAAGGTAAAAAAAAATAAGCCCAACAACAAGGGCTTGACAATAATCGAATTTTATTTGATTATATTATAGCATATTTTAGAAGAAA
This genomic stretch from Leptotrichia sp. oral taxon 218 harbors:
- the rpsI gene encoding 30S ribosomal protein S9 encodes the protein MAGKIQYLGTGRRKTSVARVRLVPGETGVTINGKEMREYFGGREILAKIVEQPLELTETLNKFGVKVNVNGGGNTGQAGAIRHGVSRALLEADAELRGALKEAGFLTRDSRMVERKKYGKKKARRSPQFSKR